The following are from one region of the Fusarium verticillioides 7600 chromosome 1, whole genome shotgun sequence genome:
- a CDS encoding conidiation-specific protein 10, which yields MTGTDNPNPGNFANRPKEEVQEIASKGGKSSHSGGFASMDADKQREIASEGGKASSGSFEPGSEKAKEAGRKGGLAS from the exons ATGACTGGCACCGATAACCCCAACCCCGGCAACTTTGCCAACCG ACCCAAGGAAGAGGTTCAAGAGATTGCTTCTAAGGGCGGAAAGTCCAGCCACTCCGGTGGATTTGCCAGCATGGACGCCGACAAGCAG CGAGAGATTGCTTCTGAGGGCGGCAAGGCATCATCGGGCTCTTTCGAGCCTGGTAgtgagaaggccaaggaggctggTCGCAAGGGTGGACTGGCTTCCTAG
- a CDS encoding pyrimidine 5'-nucleotidase, whose amino-acid sequence MDQSPEKPVLFFDIDNCLYSRNDKVLEHMGKNIDDYFKKHLGLSPDDAERLHKDYSQQYGQAIEGLVRHHQIDALEYNAKVDDAVPLDDLIKPNARLRQFLEDIDTSKVRLWLLTNAYVNHGKRVVRLLGVDDLFEGLTYCDYSQVPFVCKPHKEMFMKAMREAGVSDVSRCYFIDDSHKNCVGAKDAGWTAIHFVEEGLSVPDTQASQHQIRHLEELRSLYPDFFSVRN is encoded by the exons ATGGATCAATCACCAGAAAAGCCCGTGTTGTTCTT TGACATCGACAACTGTCTATACTCGCGCA ATgacaaagtccttgagcacATGGGCAAGAACATTGACGACTACTTCAAGAAGCATCTAGGCCTCTCCCCAGACGATGCTGAACGCCTTCACAAGGATTACTCCCAGCAATACGGCCAGGCAATCGAAGGGCTTGTACGCCACCACCAAATTGACGCGTTGGAATACAACGCCAAGGTCGATGACGCGGTCCCACTGGACGACCTCATCAAGCCAAACGCCCGATTGCGACAATTCCTCGAGGATATTGATACGTCGAAAGTGAGACTTTGGCTGCTAACTAATGCTTATGTGAACCACGGGAAACGGGTTGTGAGGCTGTTGGGCGTGGATGATTTGTTTGAGGGGTTGACGTATTGTGATTATTCTCAGGTACCGTTTGTTTGTAAGCCCCATAAAGAAATGTTTATGAAAGCTATGAGAGAGGCTGGCGTCTCTGATGTTTCGAGATGTTATTTTATTG ATGACTCTCATAAGAATTGTGTCGGAGCAAAGGACGCTGGCTGGACTGCTATTCACTTTGTGGAAGAGGGACTTTCTGTACCTGATACACAAGCGTCTCAGCATCAGATTCGCCATCTCGAAGAGCTGAGATCACTTTATCCTGACTTCTTTAGCGTTAGAAATTGA